A single region of the Lineus longissimus chromosome 14, tnLinLong1.2, whole genome shotgun sequence genome encodes:
- the LOC135498764 gene encoding corticotropin-releasing factor-binding protein-like, with product MKAALCFCVLMTAFSAAVGNPAKKWGLFSRHYRSGRPTELARCIDQVQVEGTYRYISTGESDPGLCSIYILSPPDKIIEIDVQEMNIDCNGGLIGLLDGWELNQEVFPGWLDGSKSREERLKFFCGESGPSKPVVSSQNLINIKHRIPNLGEGFTFTVRFIDNPEPCNVLLMEPTGAYTLQNFGKARNCSVSILHPEKVNILGVDIGSTIDGKHHKSMGVRRQCMESGERDYAEFLFGSGMQPDYMRLGDNDMCGTKHEVGSLILLPCGYSVVRLVSSGQYVNSISFRFDRVTDDEFVELAAMGHTFQC from the exons AAATGGGGACTATTTTCACGACATTACAGATCAGGAAGACCAACAGAATTAG CAAGATGCATAGACCAAGTACAAGTGGAAGGAACATATAGATATATCTCAACAGGGGAGTCCGACCCCGGTCTCTGCTCCATTTACATTCTAAGCCCTCCAGATAAAATCATAGAGATAGATGTCCAGGAGATGAACATAGACTGCAATGGCGGACTAATAGGG TTATTAGATGGATGGGAGTTAAACCAAGAAGTCTTTCCCGGCTGGTTGGACGGATCCAAATCAAGAGAAGAGCGGCTGAAGTTCTTCTGCGGAGAGTCAGGGCCAAGCAAACCAGTCGTGTCCAGTCAGAACTTGATTAACATTAAGCACAGGATACCAAATCTTGGGGAGGGGTTCACTTTTACTGTCAGGTTTATTGATAACCCAGAAC CTTGTAACGTGCTCCTGATGGAGCCCACGGGAGCCTACACCCTGCAGAACTTCGGCAAGGCCCGCAACTGCTCTGTATCCATACTCCACCCTGAGAAGGTGAACATCCTCGGTGTCGACATTGGGTCAACGATTGACGGGAAGCACCACAAGAGCATGGGTGTCCGTAGGCAGTGCATGGAGAGTGGTGAGAGGGACTATGCTGAGTTCCTGTTCGGGTCTGGCATGCAGCCCGACTACATGAGGCTGGGAGACAATGATATGTGCGGTACAAAACACGAAG TTGGCTCACTCATCCTGCTCCCTTGCGGCTACTCAGTGGTACGTCTGGTCTCCAGCGGTCAATATGTCAACTCCATCAGTTTTCGGTTCGACAGAGTTACGGATGATGAGTTTGTCGAACTCGCCGCAATGGGACACACCTTCCAGTGCTGA